Genomic window (Sphingosinicella microcystinivorans):
CAGATATCAAACCTCATCATATGCATGAGGCGCCGGGCTCGATGCGGGATAGACGACTTTCCCTTGTGTGGTTTTCTCCGCGCCCGGCGTGGGTGTGGCGTGCTCGCTATGACCCGGTCCCATCAAATGATCGACGGCATAGCCGTCCAGCAGGAGATGGTCGGCGATTATGCGACGGTGGCACCGCCACCAGACCGCTTCCGAGCACATCAAGGCCAGGCGGCGATTCCGGCCAAGGCGCTCCAGTCGGTCGAGTGCTGTGGCGAATTCATCGCTCAAGGCATAGTCGGCATAGTTGTGAAAGCTTTGCACCCGCCAGAGCGCATTGATCTGCTTGTCGACGCCTGACTGCCTTGGCCGCCGACCGCCCAAAGCGGTCCAGTGACGATAGCCGATCTGCATGCGCATAAGGGCTTCGGGCAACTGATCGATATTGTAAGCGGGATTGGTCCGCGATCGCGGGAACCGTCTGACGTCGATCACCTCGCCGACCTGGGCGGCGCGCAGCATATCAAGGAATTCGTCGAGACTTCGGTTGGAGTGGCCAATCGTGACGAATTGGGCCGTCATCATCCGATCCGGGTCAATGCGGCTTCCTTGTGGGCCGCGATGTGAGCCGTCTTATCGCTCTTGATCTCATACTGTGGGTCGCCCTTCGAAGCCCGGTGCCGATGCCCTTTATAATCGAAATCCGCATGATGAACTCGTATGATCCTGCCGGTCACATGGCCGGCTTCGGAATTCCAGCGCACATGATCGCCGACCGCATATTTTGCCAAGATGCTTGTCCTGTTTCGTGACGAGCAGATCAGCCGCGCCAGTAATCATTGGCGGCGGCCACCGTCTGGAAATGGATGGCAATGACCTGCGATGAAGCGATCAATTGCGCTGCATCCTGTTCATAGGCGGCACGGAGCTTGTCGCGCACATCCGCCGATGGTTGGGTCAGCTTCACGCCGACGCGGGCCAGTTTCGTGGCGAGTTCAAATCCCTCTTGCGGTGTTGTCGTCTTGAGGGATGGAAGCCAGGTTTCAGCCACTTCATCTTCCTTTTGTTCGTGATTCCAGTATTTCCCAATCTATCGCCCCGGAAACGCCTTGCAACCTTCGCAGGGGAAGCCGCTCCAGCATCATCAGGCGGGTTCCGCCAGAAGCCGCGAATGACAAGATCGGTCGGCTCGGTCGCAGTTGCCACCGGAAGGCCAATAGACGGGCAAGAACACCTGATCTCAGTGGACCGTTTCTCCGTTCCGGATCGACCGTGCCAGGGCCGCCTCATCCCAGCGGATCGAAAGGGCCCCGCGAAGCTGGCCGGGTGCGAAGCCCGTCGCTTGATCCTCGGGATAATTTGGACGGACCGCCGCCGTCACTTCGGGCGCGATGTTCGCGCCATGACAGGCAAGGCACATCGGCATGGTGAGGATGGCGCGCATATAGCGATATTGATCGCCTTCATGCACCGTCCAGCGCCGAGGTTTGCCGTCCTCGCCCAGCGGCGCGCTCGACCAGCCCCCCATGACTTGCTGCTCGGTTGCGTCAGCCTTTGCGGCCGGATTGCGGGTGCGCAGCGCCGTGCGCCTGACGCTCGCACCGCTTTCCTCCGAGAGTTGCGCCGCGAGCGCCGGGGCATGCTCAAACAGACGCCGATTGCCCCTTGCGGCCCTTCGGCCGTCATCGCGGCGTTAAGAGCGCTCAGCAACTCCTTCTGGAAACGATCGACCAGGATCTCGGAACGGGCCTGCGCTTCCTTGGCCATCATGGCCTGATCCGGGGCGGCCTTGTCCGACGCGCAGGCTCCGAGCGACAACGCGGCCAGAAGCGGAAAGGAAACGCGAGCGATCATAGGTTCAGGAGCCTCCACCGGCAGGCCCGAAACGATCGCACAACATGTCGATCAACTGGCGAACGCCATCGTCGGCCAGGCTGTAGTAGATTGTCGTGGCCTCGCGCCGGGTCTTGACCAGACCTCCTTCGCGCAGCTTACCGAGATGCTGGGACACGCTCGACTGCGACTGACCGCACAGTTCCACCATCGCGTTCACGGAGAACTCGCCCTGGGTCAGCCGACAAAGGATCAGCAGGCGCTGTTCATTGGCAAGCAGCTTCAACACGCTCGCGGCATGGGCGGCATGCTTGGCGAGTTCGGCAAGGGGGGCAGCGAGAGGGGTCATCTGGTCACGGGCTTCCCATCGTCTCGGAGCACAATGTAAATGGCAGGAATAACCAGCACGGTCAGCAGCGTCGAGGACGCAAGGCCGAACAGCAACGAGATCGCCAGACCCTGGAAGATCGGATCGGTCAAAATCACCGCCGCGCCGATCATCGCCGCGGCGGCCGTGAGGACGATCGGCTTGAATCGGATCGTGCCGGCCTCCAGCAGCACGTCGCGCAGCGATTTGTCCGGCGAGGCTGCGTGGCGGATGAAATCGACCAGCAGGATCGAGTTGCGCACGATGATGCCGGCGAGCGCGATGAAGCCGATCATCGAGGTCGCGGTGAACGGCGCGCGAAACAGCATGTGGCCGATGACGATGCCGACGAGCGTGAGCGGCACCGGGGTCAGGATCACCAGCGGCAGGCGGAAGCTGCGGAACTGCGCGACGACGAGGATGTAGATGCCCAGCAGGGCAACCATGAAGGCCCCGCCCATGTCGCGGAACGTGACCCAGGTGATCTCCCATTCGCCGTCCCAGAGCAGCGACGGCACGCTCTCATCCTCGGGCTGGCCATTGAGGCGGATCTCCGGCTTCTGGAGGCCCTTCGCCGCCCAATCATAATCGTCCACCGCGCGATTGACCGCCAGCATGCCGTAGATCGGCGCTTCATAGGCGCCGGCAAGCTCGGCCGTCACCATGTCGGCATAGCGGCCGTCGCGGCGGAAGATCGCCGGACTGCCTGCCTCGGTGCGCGCGTCGATCACGGCGCCCAGGTCGATAAGCTGCCCGCCCGGCGTGCGCGCGACGGGGGTGCTGGAGAGCGCCTGCGTCCAGCTTCGGTCCTTCTGCTCGAGCGCGATGGTGATCGGAAGCGGCGTGCGCCCATCGCCGCGCGGCGCATAGCCAACGGTCTGGCTGCCCATCAGCATCCCGATGCTATCCGCCACCTCGCGCTGCGAAAGGCCGTAATAGTCGATCCGGTCGCGCTGGAGGTCGAGCCGCAGCCTGGGCCGCGCCTCGCCGAAGCTGTTATCGACATCGACGATGAACGGGACGGACCGGAAGATCTTTTCCAGCTCCATGGCCGTTTTCTGGCGCGTGGCGGCGTCCGGCCCATAGACTTCGGCGAGCAGCGTCGCCAGCACCGGCGGCCCCGGCGGCGTCTCGACCACCTTGATCGACGCGCCATTGGGCAGCTTGAGCGCCTTCAGCCGCTCGCGCAGGTCGAGCGCGACGGCGTGGCTGGACCGGCTGCGCTCGCCCTTGGACAGCAGCGTCACCATCACGTCGCCCTGCTCGGGCTGCGCGCGCAGGAAATAATGGCGGACGAGGCCGTTGAAGTTGAACGGCGCCGATGTGCCGACATAGGCCTCCATCGCCCTCGCCTCCGGCAAGCCGCGCACGATGCCGGCAACATCCTCCAGCACGCGGCCCGTGCCTTCGAGCGCGGTGCCTTCCGGCATGTCGACCACCACCTGCACCTCCGACTTGTTGTCGAACGGGAGCAGCTTCACGGTCACGGCCTTGAAGTAGAACATCGAGCAGGCGACCAGCGTCGCCACGCCGACCCCGATCAGGAAGTTTCGGGCCGACTTGCGCGTGTCGATCACGCGATGCGCGACGCGCGCATAGAGCTGGCCGAGCTTGCCGCCGCTTTCGTCATGGCCATGTCCCTTTTCGAGCGTCTTGCGGGCAAAGCGGATCATCAGCCACGGAGCGATCACGACCGCGACGAAGAAGGAGAAGATCATCGCCGCCGAGGCATTGACCGGGATCGGCGCCATATACGGCCCCATCAATCCCGAGACGAACAGCATCGGCAGCAGCGCGGCGACCACGGTGAGCGTGGCGACGACGGTCGGGTTGCCGACTTCGGCCACGGCCTCGATCGCAGCCTGCGTGCGCGTCCGTTCGTCATCCATCGCCCAATGGCGGGCGATATTCTCGATCATGACGATCGCGTCGTCCACCAGGATGCCGATCGAGAAGATCAGCGCGAACAGACTGACCCGGTTGATCGTGTAGCCCATGAGGTTCGATGCGAACATGGTCAGCAGGATCGTCGTCGGGATGACCACCGCCGTCACGCCGGCCTCGCGCCACCCGATCGCAAAGCCGATCAAAACCACGATCGAAACGGTCGCCAGCGCGAGGTGGAACAGCAGCTCGTTCGCCTTTTCGTTCGCCGTCTCGCCATAGTTGCGCGTGACTGCGACCGTGACGTCATCGAGGATCAGCTTGCCTTTGAGGCTCTCGACGCGCTCGAGAATGGCGTCGGAGACGACCACCGCATTCGCTCCGGCGCGCTTGGCGAAGGCGATGCTGACGGCGGGGGCGCTATCCCACTTGCCGTTCTCCGCCCCATTGTCCGACTTTGCCCAGCGCCATGCGCGGGCCTGATCCTCGCGTGGCCCCTGCGTGACGCTCGCAACGTCGCGAAGATAGACGGGCGACCCGGTGGCCGACCGGACCGTCAATAGTCCGACTTCTTGCGCCGAAGACAGCGTGCGGCCCGCCGTCACACCGACTGTCTTGCCGTCCTCGCGGATATTGCCCAGCGGGAAGCTGCGGTTGGCCTGGCTCGCCGCCTCGATCACGCTGCCCAGCGGAACGCCATATTGGCGCAGCTTCGCCGGGTCCGGCGCGATGCGGATTTCCTCGGGGCGCCCGCCCACGAGGAAGCTGATGCCGACGTTATCGACCTTGGCGATCTCGGTACGCAATTTCGCGGCCAGCTCGTAGAGACTGGCGTCGTTCCACTGGCCCGCCGCTCCGGGGTTGGGGGTCAGGGTAAGGACCACAGCCGGCACATCGTTGATCCCGCGCACCGTCACCTTGGGATCGGGGATGCCGACCGGCTTCCTGTCCCAGTTGGCGCGCAACTTCTCCTCGATACGGATGGCAGCGTCCTCGGGGTTCGACCCGACGAGGAAGCGCGCTGTCACCATCACGCCGTCGTCCTGCGCCTGCGTATAGACGTGTTCCACGCCGTCGACGCTCTTGACGATGGTTTCGAGGGGGATGCCGACCAGCTCGGTCGCA
Coding sequences:
- a CDS encoding DUF488 family protein yields the protein MTAQFVTIGHSNRSLDEFLDMLRAAQVGEVIDVRRFPRSRTNPAYNIDQLPEALMRMQIGYRHWTALGGRRPRQSGVDKQINALWRVQSFHNYADYALSDEFATALDRLERLGRNRRLALMCSEAVWWRCHRRIIADHLLLDGYAVDHLMGPGHSEHATPTPGAEKTTQGKVVYPASSPAPHAYDEV
- a CDS encoding DUF2945 domain-containing protein, yielding MAKYAVGDHVRWNSEAGHVTGRIIRVHHADFDYKGHRHRASKGDPQYEIKSDKTAHIAAHKEAALTRIG
- a CDS encoding hexameric tyrosine-coordinated heme protein, with product MAETWLPSLKTTTPQEGFELATKLARVGVKLTQPSADVRDKLRAAYEQDAAQLIASSQVIAIHFQTVAAANDYWRG
- a CDS encoding DUF3365 domain-containing protein, which translates into the protein MFEHAPALAAQLSEESGASVRRTALRTRNPAAKADATEQQVMGGWSSAPLGEDGKPRRWTVHEGDQYRYMRAILTMPMCLACHGANIAPEVTAAVRPNYPEDQATGFAPGQLRGALSIRWDEAALARSIRNGETVH
- a CDS encoding ArsR/SmtB family transcription factor, with protein sequence MTPLAAPLAELAKHAAHAASVLKLLANEQRLLILCRLTQGEFSVNAMVELCGQSQSSVSQHLGKLREGGLVKTRREATTIYYSLADDGVRQLIDMLCDRFGPAGGGS
- a CDS encoding efflux RND transporter permease subunit: MNLGISGRLTKATIASPLTPLFLLAAIAVGLLALFAIPREEEPQISVPMVDIQVMAPGLSAADATELVGIPLETIVKSVDGVEHVYTQAQDDGVMVTARFLVGSNPEDAAIRIEEKLRANWDRKPVGIPDPKVTVRGINDVPAVVLTLTPNPGAAGQWNDASLYELAAKLRTEIAKVDNVGISFLVGGRPEEIRIAPDPAKLRQYGVPLGSVIEAASQANRSFPLGNIREDGKTVGVTAGRTLSSAQEVGLLTVRSATGSPVYLRDVASVTQGPREDQARAWRWAKSDNGAENGKWDSAPAVSIAFAKRAGANAVVVSDAILERVESLKGKLILDDVTVAVTRNYGETANEKANELLFHLALATVSIVVLIGFAIGWREAGVTAVVIPTTILLTMFASNLMGYTINRVSLFALIFSIGILVDDAIVMIENIARHWAMDDERTRTQAAIEAVAEVGNPTVVATLTVVAALLPMLFVSGLMGPYMAPIPVNASAAMIFSFFVAVVIAPWLMIRFARKTLEKGHGHDESGGKLGQLYARVAHRVIDTRKSARNFLIGVGVATLVACSMFYFKAVTVKLLPFDNKSEVQVVVDMPEGTALEGTGRVLEDVAGIVRGLPEARAMEAYVGTSAPFNFNGLVRHYFLRAQPEQGDVMVTLLSKGERSRSSHAVALDLRERLKALKLPNGASIKVVETPPGPPVLATLLAEVYGPDAATRQKTAMELEKIFRSVPFIVDVDNSFGEARPRLRLDLQRDRIDYYGLSQREVADSIGMLMGSQTVGYAPRGDGRTPLPITIALEQKDRSWTQALSSTPVARTPGGQLIDLGAVIDARTEAGSPAIFRRDGRYADMVTAELAGAYEAPIYGMLAVNRAVDDYDWAAKGLQKPEIRLNGQPEDESVPSLLWDGEWEITWVTFRDMGGAFMVALLGIYILVVAQFRSFRLPLVILTPVPLTLVGIVIGHMLFRAPFTATSMIGFIALAGIIVRNSILLVDFIRHAASPDKSLRDVLLEAGTIRFKPIVLTAAAAMIGAAVILTDPIFQGLAISLLFGLASSTLLTVLVIPAIYIVLRDDGKPVTR